Proteins encoded within one genomic window of Deltaproteobacteria bacterium:
- a CDS encoding UvrD-helicase domain-containing protein, with protein sequence MTDLNPVKELLRSLNPPQREAVTAQEKAILVFAGAGSGKTRVLTYRIAFLLLSGRVAPEEILAVTFTNKAAGEMKERVCTLMGTQGQRAWVSTFHSACLRILRSHIHHLGLPGDFVIYDETDQQRLMEGLLKSAGVGLHAYPPKTILKEIERAKNRGIGPDEYHPEDFNPYQKKAAEFYPLYQEALRAANALDFGDLLYFAHLLFQRIPQVRDYYQRRFRHILVDEYQDTNYIQHLLIKDLLGPDASLCVVGDDDQSIYRWRGAEPANILSFEQDFPMAKVVKLEQNYRSTQMILQGANAVVCRNRWRQEKRLWTANEPGTPLTLFLAEDEEEEASWVAGRIAAEAKGQYRRCAVFYRINAQSRALEEALMRWGIPYTLVGGVRFYQRKEIKDLLAYLRVMVNPEDVVSLKRILNVPPRGIGPKTLDTLEELGHQKGCSLYQALQEALVREDISPAVRKKAQEVFSLLESLRAQTHSLPLSELASQIIEGTNYMEFLMAQGEEGNTRIENIKEFLGVLKAHKGTGIEGLKEFLDQVALLTDIDEYEDGANRVSLITLHSAKGLEFPVVFIVGLEEGLLPYYLRLGNPEDLEEERRLCYVGMTRAQERLYMSCATRRTLFGGGGRRIPSRFLRDIPQEIICPEGRRTPLLPSSWAWEEGLFSEDTYYEYE encoded by the coding sequence ATGACCGATCTCAACCCTGTAAAAGAGCTGCTGCGCTCTCTCAACCCTCCCCAGAGGGAGGCGGTCACCGCCCAGGAGAAGGCCATCCTGGTCTTTGCGGGGGCGGGAAGCGGGAAGACGAGGGTGTTGACCTACAGGATCGCCTTCCTCCTCCTTTCGGGGAGGGTCGCCCCAGAGGAGATCTTGGCAGTGACCTTCACCAACAAGGCCGCCGGTGAAATGAAAGAGAGGGTCTGTACCCTGATGGGCACGCAGGGACAAAGGGCCTGGGTCAGCACCTTTCACTCAGCATGCCTGCGGATCCTGCGCTCCCATATCCATCACCTGGGTCTCCCAGGGGACTTCGTCATCTACGACGAAACGGATCAGCAGCGGTTGATGGAGGGACTCTTGAAGTCCGCAGGCGTGGGGCTACACGCCTATCCTCCCAAGACCATCCTGAAGGAAATCGAGCGGGCGAAGAATCGGGGGATAGGCCCTGACGAGTACCACCCCGAAGACTTCAACCCTTATCAGAAGAAGGCGGCGGAGTTCTACCCCCTCTACCAAGAGGCCCTGAGGGCGGCCAACGCCCTCGACTTCGGCGACCTCCTCTACTTTGCTCACCTCCTCTTTCAGCGCATCCCACAGGTCCGGGATTATTATCAGAGGAGGTTTCGCCACATCTTGGTGGATGAGTATCAGGACACGAACTATATACAACACCTCCTCATCAAGGACCTCCTCGGCCCGGATGCCTCCCTCTGTGTGGTGGGGGATGATGATCAATCCATATACCGCTGGCGGGGGGCTGAACCCGCCAACATCCTGAGCTTTGAGCAGGACTTCCCCATGGCCAAGGTGGTCAAGCTGGAGCAGAACTACCGCTCCACCCAAATGATCTTGCAAGGGGCCAACGCCGTGGTCTGCCGAAACCGCTGGCGCCAGGAAAAAAGGCTTTGGACGGCCAACGAACCCGGGACCCCTCTCACCCTCTTTCTGGCCGAAGATGAGGAAGAGGAGGCCAGTTGGGTGGCGGGCCGCATCGCCGCGGAGGCGAAGGGGCAATACCGGCGCTGCGCAGTCTTTTACCGGATAAACGCCCAGTCCCGCGCCCTGGAGGAGGCCCTGATGCGCTGGGGGATCCCCTATACCCTGGTGGGTGGGGTAAGGTTTTATCAGCGCAAGGAGATCAAGGATCTCTTGGCCTATCTCCGGGTCATGGTGAACCCTGAGGATGTGGTCAGCCTAAAGAGGATCTTGAACGTTCCCCCCAGGGGAATTGGTCCCAAGACCCTGGACACATTAGAGGAATTGGGCCATCAGAAGGGGTGCTCCCTTTACCAGGCCCTGCAGGAGGCCCTTGTCAGGGAAGATATCTCTCCGGCGGTGAGAAAAAAGGCCCAAGAGGTCTTCTCCCTATTGGAAAGTCTAAGGGCCCAGACCCATTCCCTCCCCCTCTCCGAGCTGGCCTCTCAAATCATAGAGGGGACGAATTATATGGAATTTCTCATGGCCCAAGGTGAAGAGGGGAACACAAGGATAGAGAACATCAAGGAGTTTCTCGGGGTACTTAAGGCGCACAAGGGAACAGGGATCGAAGGATTAAAGGAATTCCTCGACCAGGTGGCCCTCCTCACCGACATCGACGAATATGAGGATGGGGCCAATCGGGTCAGCCTCATAACCCTGCACAGCGCCAAGGGTCTGGAGTTCCCAGTGGTCTTTATAGTAGGACTGGAGGAGGGCCTTCTGCCCTATTACCTACGCCTGGGCAATCCAGAAGACCTGGAGGAGGAGCGACGCCTCTGCTATGTGGGGATGACCCGGGCCCAGGAGAGACTCTATATGAGCTGTGCGACCAGGAGGACCCTCTTTGGGGGGGGAGGGAGGAGGATCCCCTCCCGCTTTCTCCGGGATATCCCCCAAGAGATCATCTGCCCGGAGGGCAGAAGGACCCCCTTGCTGCCATCCTCTTGGGCCTGGGAGGAGGGGTTGTTTTCCGAGGATACGTATTATG